Proteins co-encoded in one Aspergillus flavus chromosome 2, complete sequence genomic window:
- a CDS encoding P-loop containing nucleoside triphosphate hydrolase protein gives MGASSLSPTSRPRVWNIVRQRFKDSLHDESDFEICMESFSLDILLSQLKSVAKAHRNENFLLARLSRFRPSLVYLNDFMTVLVLSFALDGKAGALLWGGICLLLSLLAPLEEIFSEVQTMLEELIAALPGIHPFGDNIILDEKLETAMVDLYTELALFCARAISFIRVRRQHLLPIRQSWPQLSREFQQGLKRVQMLSQQVERETQRAATTAALKWNNEMITLFQSLSTGHKHAGPELPCFHIPLTLNDRFYIREGLLDQISGTLNPKAGRSGPRALVLYGIGGAGKTQTALQYAYRAREQYDAVLWISADSTVKMAQDYMAVARRLGVLPETQETQDAFGAMAKMKSWLADTTCSWLLIFDNADNLEVLEYGWPNGVVGSILITTRDFNASLHPASQGLHVNVFDNKMGAKALQRLLGPSYDYPSNAPLIAELNEQLGGLPLALNQISNYIRQQKMGLKDFLILYRNNQEKLHKRRPAAFDYQHTIGTVWELALEKLTGNAAVLQRLLAFLDPEVIDEATLCNAASTLSKQASLTDSSLMFLADPIDFEDAKAEVLRAALIDRDPRTKSISVHRLIQQVTLSGLSPVDKTRYFDLCCQLLCQAFPSSWTDQEHVWVYHAWKACEKCLRHVMFLAERFAQVEGGLKCLDTFIELLLRCSWYLYEAEYYEESLNLLQVCLQALERKGDTNSSRYAQAHNVTGLVQVDLRENNKALQSLKIALEIREKILPPTDWGIGVSISNVGFAYTEQGDLTQAMNYLQRSLEF, from the exons ATGGGAGCCTCTTCCCTCAGTCCAACCTCGCGACCACGGGTCTGGAACATTGTACGGCAACGATTCAAAGACAGTTTACATGATGAGAGTGATTTCGAGATCTGCATGGAGTCCTTCTCCCTTGACATCCTTTTGTCACAACTCAAGAGCGTGGCGAAGGCTCACCGAAATGAAAACTTTCTGCTAGCGAGGCTGTCCCGGTTTCGTCCAAGCCTGGTATACTTGAATGACTTCATGACTGTGCTGGTCTTATCGTTTGCCCTTGATGGCAAAGCCGGCGCTCTACTATGGGGTGGAATCTGTCTTCTGCTATCA CTACTGGCGCCCTTGGAAGAGATCTTTAGCGAGGTCCAGACTATGCTCGAAGAGTTGATTGCGGCGCTGCCTGGGATCCATCCCTTTGGGGATAATATCATTTTGGATGAAAAGCTGGAGACCGCCATGGTTGACCTGTATACTGAGTTGGCGCTGTTTTGTGCACGTGCTATCAGTTTCATTCGTGTGCGGCGTCAGCATT TGCTTCCAATTCGGCAGTCATGGCCGCAGTTAAGTCGTGAGTTCCAACAAGGCCTTAAGCGTGTTCAGATGCTATCCCAACAAGTGGAGCGAGAGACTCAGCGCGCAGCTACCACAGCGGCTCTAAAATGGAACAATGAAATGATCACTCTATTTCAGTCGCTGAGTACTGGCCATAAGCACGCTGGCCCAGAGCTACCTTGTTTTCACATTCCATTAACATTGAATGACCGTTTCTATATCCGCGAAGGCTTGTTGGATCAGATCTCCGGTACCCTGAACCCTAAAGCTGGTCGCTCTGGCCCGCGTGCTTTGGTGTTGTATGGGATTGGTGGAGCAGGGAAAACCCAGACTGCATTGCAATATGCCTATCGTGCGCGGGAGCAATATGATGCTGTTCTTTGGATCTCCGCCGATAGTACCGTTAAAATGGCACAGGACTACATGGCTGTCGCACGACGCCTCGGTGTTCTTCCCGAAACGCAGGAGACTCAGGACGCGTTCGGGGCCATGGCCAAAATGAAGTCTTGGCTCGCAGATACAACGTGCTCCTGGCTTCTTATATTTGATAACGCAGACAACTTGGAAGTTCTGGAATATGGTTGGCCAAATGGTGTGGTAGGATCTATCCTAATAACAACCCGTGATTTCAATGCCAGCCTACATCCCGCATCACAGGGTCTCCATGTGAATGTTTTCGATAACAAGATGGGTGCCAAAGCTTTGCAACGACTCCTCGGGCCTAGCTATGACTATCCGAGTAATGCCCCATTAATAGCTGAGCTCAATGAACAACTAGGAGGTTTACCCCTTGCCCTGAACCAAATCAGCAACTACATCCGGCAGCAGAAGATGGGCCTAAAGGACTTCCTCATCCTTTACCGAAATAACCAGGAAAAGCTGCACAAAAGACGGCCGGCAGCGTTTGATTACCAGCACACAATTGGAACGGTGTGGGAGCTTGCCTTGGAAAAGCTTACCGGTAATGCAGCTGTCTTACAACGCCTTCTGGCCTTTCTTGATCCTGAAGTTATTGACGAGGCCACCTTATGCAACGCCGCCTCTACACTTTCCAAACAGGCCTCACTAACTGACTCTAGTCTAATGTTCCTGGCAGATCCAATCGACTTCGAGGATGCCAAAGCAGAAGTCCTCCGGGCTGCATTGATAGATCGTGACCCACGGACCAAAAGCATTTCTGTCCACCGTTTGATCCAACAGGTGACGCTTTCAGGGCTTTCCCCTGTAGATAAAACTCGATATTTTGATCTGTGCTGTCAGCTTCTATGTCAGGCCTTTCCAAGTTCATGGACCGACCAGGAGCATGTTTGGGTGTATCATGCCTGGAAAGCTTGCGAGAAATGCTTGCGACACGTAATGTTCTTAGCGGAGAGGTTTGCGCAGGTTGAGGGAGGATTGAAATGCTTGGATACGTTTATTGAGCTTCTGCTTCGATGTTCATG GTATCTATATGAGGCTGAATACTACGAGGAAAGTCTAAACCTCCTCCAGGTCTGCCTGCAAGCCTTAGAACGGAAGGGAGACACGAACTCTAGCAGATATGCACAGGCTCACAACGTGACGGGTCTAGTACAAGTAGATCTTcgggaaaataataaagcACTGCAAAGTCTGAAAATAGCGTTGGAAATACGGGAAAAAATATTACCACCCACCGACTGGGGAATAGGAGTCAGCATCAGTAACGTAGGCTTCGCCTATACTGAGCAAGGCGACCTGACCCAAGCTATGAATTACCTCCAGCGATCCCTAGAGTTCTGA
- a CDS encoding putative penicillin-binding protein: protein MELCQVLERLEGAHAQIERVRKICGASSISYGVLHYGDVIYMKSVGLRDQAQRLPADSQTIYPLASVSKGFLAAAVGVLVDEGKLDWHVPIRTYLPQFDPVHDRDLGQYANMIDLLSHATGIAQHELLHTGPFGSIISESSKLVHLLNALPTSNSHGSRFRRWWLYNNHVSALASQVLESVSDGVCYPDYLEQRILRPLHMLRTFISTNKFDSDSNIALSYARLSDGSFAKLAFPEWLQETTHILASQGVTSCVQDLLIWAKAILERELWEQLQNKEKLDRPFPPNNPLRQVTTIRHGHYPHPLDDALGHPSHYCLGWLSLTLPSSNLGMISFNKETRRSCDHLDYVLGKDSPPLRVILHNGKAPGYNSAIYTFPETTSAIIVLSNGATDGDPADWGAQILTQELFDLRPRMGIVSLAEKEAALSRRWFDNCILRPLREDLQRCERGSRAGNSHLHDLKRYEGRYRNVYLLTTVNIRFDEPSLGLTVSFNHRTDKEYTLRFHNEHGFSFLPPDRDSWLRDCMLEVFDYRTGILKFTHTDDGHISGLWWKWSAWEEASFFTKQPST from the coding sequence ATGGAATTGTGCCAGGTACTTGAACGACTAGAAGGGGCTCACGCACAAATTGAACGCGTTCGTAAAATTTGCGGGGCCTCGTCTATATCATATGGAGTCCTTCATTACGGTGATGTCATATATATGAAGAGCGTGGGACTGAGAGACCAAGCACAGCGTCTGCCGGCAGATTCACAGACTATTTATCCACTGGCATCGGTATCAAAGGGGTTCTTAGCGGCTGCCGTAGGAGTCCTGGTGGATGAAGGCAAGCTTGATTGGCATGTCCCTATCCGCACATATCTACCGCAGTTTGATCCCGTCCATGATCGAGATTTGGGACAATACGCCAACATGATTGATCTGCTCAGTCACGCTACCGGGATAGCACAGCATGAGCTGCTTCATACTGGGCCATTTGGGTCAATTATCAGCGAATCGTCTAAGCTAGTTCATTTACTAAATGCATTGCCGACATCCAATAGTCATGGGTCAAGGTTTCGCCGGTGGTGGCTTTACAACAATCATGTATCGGCACTGGCGAGCCAAGTGCTCGAGAGTGTCTCAGACGGAGTGTGCTACCCTGATTATCTAGAACAACGCATCCTACGTCCTTTGCACATGCTCCGAACTTTCATCTCCACAAACAAATTCGACTCAGACTCAAACATAGCTTTATCATATGCTCGCCTATCAGATGGCTCCTTCGCGAAACTGGCATTTCCCGAATGGCTCCAAGAGACAACCCACATTCTTGCGAGTCAGGGGGTGACCAGCTGCGTCCAAGACCTACTGATATGGGCGAAAGCGATATTGGAACGCGAATTGTGGGAGCAGCTCCAGAATAAGGAGAAGCTTGACCGGCCCTTTCCTCCAAATAACCCACTGCGCCAAGTAACAACCATCCGCCATGGCCACTACCCACATCCTTTGGATGATGCTCTAGGTCATCCGAGTCATTACTGTCTAGGCTGGTTGAGTCTTACTCTCCCATCTTCAAACCTTGGTATGATTAGCTTCAACAAAGAGACGCGTCGCTCCTGTGACCATCTTGATTATGTATTAGGCAAGGATTCACCACCTCTCAGAGTTATACTGCACAACGGAAAGGCCCCTGGCTACAATTCCGCCATATACACTTTTCCCGAAACAACTAGTGCAATCATTGTTCTTTCCAATGGAGCTACTGATGGTGATCCTGCTGACTGGGGTGCGCAAATCCTAACTCAGGAGCTATTCGACCTACGACCTCGGATGGGTATAGTAAGCCTGGCTGAAAAGGAGGCCGCACTTAGCCGGCGCTGGTTCGATAACTGCATCCTGCGTCCATTGCGGGAAGATTTACAAAGATGTGAACGCGGTAGCAGGGCTGGTAACAGTCATTTACACGATCTTAAACGATATGAAGGCCGTTATCGGAATGTCTATCTCCTAACAACCGTCAATATTCGCTTTGACGAACCCAGTTTAGGCCTTACTGTCTCTTTTAATCATCGCACCGATAAAGAGTATACATTAAGGTTTCATAATGAGCACGGATTCAGCTTCCTTCCACCTGATCGAGATTCTTGGCTACGCGACTGTATGTTGGAGGTGTTCGACTACCGAACAGGAATTTTGAAGTTTACGCATACAGATGATGGTCACATTTCTGGGCTGTGGTGGAAGTGGAGTGCATGGGAGGAAGCATCTTTCTTCACGAAGCAACCTTCTACTTAA